Proteins encoded in a region of the Candidatus Schekmanbacteria bacterium genome:
- a CDS encoding PEP-CTERM sorting domain-containing protein — translation MKKKVMWTIILPFLLILIFGSYSYAVQFSTKVLDQVYAADFLKINETGMAVWESEDDREDIFLYDNSRDQIIKLKAGFNTSDKAPDINKFGDVVWADTDPVSDGGGIYFYNYSDGTISSIGGSGFYDAWYPQINSQRNIVWQGYDGSDYEIFFYDGMNIIQLTNNSYDDLYPQINDQNSILWQGSDGTDFEIFLYKDSFTTQLTDNSFDDTSAVMNENGAAAWMGFDGNDNEIFYYDGLNVTQLTDNLLVDESPVINNQGSVVWFEGGDSITTFDDLEVCLYDGLTINQITDDNDYDDFSPYINDNGEIVWTSQQRNFPYYSDIYYSDGTMIQQISTIYNNNSFPAISNSGNVVWFSTDQYGNQYVNYAEKISEPVPEPSSLFLMGGGFLLIISLRLNRKRKY, via the coding sequence ATGAAGAAAAAGGTTATGTGGACCATAATATTGCCATTTCTACTCATTTTGATATTTGGATCTTATTCATATGCAGTGCAATTTTCAACAAAAGTATTGGATCAGGTTTATGCCGCTGATTTTCTCAAAATCAATGAAACTGGAATGGCGGTATGGGAAAGTGAGGATGACCGCGAAGATATTTTCCTTTATGATAACAGCAGGGACCAGATAATAAAACTTAAAGCAGGATTCAATACAAGTGACAAAGCCCCCGATATAAATAAATTTGGAGATGTAGTTTGGGCTGACACTGATCCTGTATCAGATGGAGGAGGAATTTATTTTTATAATTACAGCGACGGCACAATCTCATCAATTGGAGGTTCAGGTTTCTATGACGCTTGGTATCCACAAATAAATTCTCAAAGGAATATAGTGTGGCAGGGATATGACGGTTCAGATTATGAGATATTCTTCTATGATGGAATGAATATCATACAGCTTACAAATAACAGCTATGACGATCTATATCCTCAAATAAATGATCAAAATTCTATTTTGTGGCAAGGTTCAGACGGAACTGATTTTGAAATTTTTCTATATAAAGATTCTTTTACAACACAACTTACAGATAACAGTTTTGATGATACATCGGCAGTAATGAACGAAAATGGTGCTGCTGCGTGGATGGGTTTTGATGGAAATGACAATGAAATCTTTTACTATGACGGTTTAAATGTAACTCAATTGACTGATAATTTATTGGTTGATGAGTCACCTGTCATTAATAATCAGGGGAGTGTAGTTTGGTTTGAGGGAGGTGATTCAATCACAACTTTTGATGATTTGGAAGTTTGTCTTTATGATGGATTAACCATAAATCAGATAACAGATGACAATGATTATGATGATTTTTCCCCTTACATAAATGATAACGGAGAAATAGTATGGACTTCTCAGCAGAGGAATTTTCCATATTATTCTGATATTTATTATTCTGATGGAACGATGATTCAGCAGATTTCAACCATTTATAACAATAATTCATTTCCAGCCATAAGCAATTCGGGCAATGTCGTATGGTTTTCCACTGACCAATACGGTAATCAATATGTAAATTATGCTGAAAAGATTTCAGAGCCTGTTCCTGAGCCTTCTTCTTTATTTCTTATGGGGGGAGGTTTTTTACTCATTATTTCTTTACGGCTGAATAGAAAAAGGAAATATTGA
- a CDS encoding succinate dehydrogenase flavoprotein subunit, producing the protein MIIQHDVIIVGAGLAGSRAAVELAGKTDVAVVTKVFPTRSHSSAAQGGIGAALANEEEDYPEWHAFDTTKGSDYLGDQDAIEIMTNDAPRAMYELEHMGVPFSRTKDGKLAQRPMGGHTKNYGEAPVKRACYAADRTGHVMLHTLYEQCIKHRVKFYSEFFMLDLIIKNGICCGIVAMDMRSGEIITFHAKAVLFATGGYGKAFKTTTNAYSCTGDGLTIAYNHGIPLQDLEFVQFHPTGIHKLGILISEAVRGEGGILYNDKGERFMEKYAPTVKELASRDVVSRSIYTEIREGRGINGQDYVHLDIRHLGKAEIERKLSEISELSRTYLGIDPAEQPIPVKPTTHYQMGGIPTDVDGKILLGKDKTTIPGFFAAGECACVSVHGANRLGTNSLLDTIVFGRRAGKAILDFLPNADFEPLPKDADAGAREKIEKIKNSNGEEKVHEIRASLQEEMMDKCSVFREEKGLKELNEHLKTLKERYQQISITDKSEKYNTELIEAIELGNMLDYSQVIAAGALNRTESRGAHFREDYPERDDANWLKHTLAYKDGENIRFDYKEVSITKFQPKKRVY; encoded by the coding sequence ATGATAATTCAACACGATGTTATTATTGTAGGTGCAGGGTTGGCTGGTTCAAGAGCGGCAGTTGAGCTTGCCGGCAAAACTGATGTTGCCGTTGTTACAAAAGTTTTCCCAACGCGTTCCCACTCATCTGCGGCACAAGGAGGAATTGGCGCAGCCCTTGCAAATGAAGAAGAAGATTATCCTGAATGGCATGCCTTTGATACAACAAAAGGAAGCGACTATCTTGGAGACCAAGATGCCATCGAAATAATGACCAATGATGCGCCGCGGGCAATGTATGAGCTTGAACATATGGGAGTCCCTTTCAGCAGGACAAAAGATGGAAAGCTTGCCCAAAGGCCTATGGGAGGACATACAAAAAACTACGGAGAAGCACCAGTTAAAAGAGCATGTTATGCAGCTGACCGCACAGGTCATGTTATGCTACACACCCTATATGAACAATGTATAAAACACAGAGTTAAATTTTATTCTGAATTTTTTATGCTCGACCTCATAATCAAAAACGGAATCTGTTGCGGAATAGTAGCAATGGATATGAGAAGCGGAGAAATAATAACATTTCATGCAAAAGCCGTGCTGTTTGCTACAGGGGGATATGGGAAAGCATTCAAAACCACCACAAATGCTTATTCCTGCACCGGCGATGGGCTTACTATTGCCTATAACCATGGGATACCTCTTCAAGACCTTGAATTTGTGCAGTTTCATCCAACAGGGATTCATAAACTTGGAATCTTGATAAGCGAAGCAGTAAGAGGAGAAGGCGGCATTCTCTACAACGATAAAGGGGAAAGATTTATGGAGAAATATGCCCCTACTGTAAAAGAGCTTGCTTCTCGCGATGTTGTTTCAAGGTCTATATATACTGAAATAAGAGAAGGACGTGGTATAAATGGACAAGATTATGTGCATCTGGACATCAGACATCTTGGTAAAGCTGAAATCGAAAGAAAATTGTCAGAAATAAGTGAATTATCAAGGACATACTTAGGAATAGACCCTGCCGAACAGCCAATTCCTGTAAAACCAACTACCCACTATCAAATGGGCGGAATACCAACAGATGTTGACGGAAAAATACTTTTAGGTAAAGATAAGACGACCATACCCGGATTCTTTGCCGCCGGTGAATGTGCCTGTGTATCAGTCCACGGGGCAAATCGTTTAGGGACAAATTCACTTCTCGATACAATAGTCTTTGGAAGGCGGGCAGGAAAAGCCATTCTCGATTTTCTGCCAAATGCAGATTTTGAACCCCTTCCAAAGGATGCAGATGCAGGCGCGCGGGAAAAAATCGAAAAGATAAAAAACAGCAATGGGGAAGAAAAGGTTCACGAAATAAGAGCCAGTTTGCAGGAAGAGATGATGGATAAATGCTCAGTATTTAGAGAAGAAAAGGGCTTAAAGGAGCTCAATGAACATCTTAAGACTTTGAAGGAAAGATACCAACAGATCTCTATTACTGACAAAAGCGAAAAATACAATACAGAACTTATCGAAGCCATCGAGCTTGGTAATATGTTGGATTATTCTCAAGTGATAGCAGCAGGTGCGCTAAACAGGACTGAAAGCAGAGGAGCTCATTTCAGGGAAGATTATCCTGAAAGAGACGATGCTAACTGGTTAAAGCATACTCTTGCCTACAAGGATGGCGAAAATATCCGTTTTGATTACAAGGAAGTGAGCATCACTAAATTTCAACCTAAGAAAAGAGTATATTAA